GCTTGTTTGCGAAACGTAATATCTGTAAGCGTTAAAATACAACCTTTTAAACTGCTTTCTGGGTTAGAAAGCAAACGAGCATTGAGTAGTAAATTAAATTGCTGTCCATCTTTTTGTTGGAAAAAAACTTCAATTCCTTGAAAACTTTCTCCATTAAGAACAGTGGCAACAGAAAACAATTTTTTTGTTGCCAAATTGTTTTCTTCTTTAACTGTAACTTCTAATTGTCCCGAAGATTTTGGTTGCCAGTTACTCTGACAAAGTTGTAAGGGAAAAATCACATCAAAGGGTTGAAACAAAAGATTGTGTCCGCAAAGCTGATGAGCCGCTATACTTGCGCGAATAATCTGTCCGTTTTCATCACAAACAACAATAGCTTCAGCCGCTTGTTCCACAATGGAACGAGCAAGTTTTTCAGCAACAATAATTTCTTCATTTCGTTTTTGTTCTGTCAAATCTGTAACAATAAGGTAGTTAGCTTTGACATCATTCATTGTCAAAGAACTAATACATAAATGGACGGGTATCGTGGTTAAATCATTAGCAATCAGGTCAAATTCTCCTTGATAATGTCCTCGATTTTGCTGTAATAATGTCTGCAATAGAGGTTTTTGACTGGGTATAATATATTGATTAAAGTCCGAACCGATAACTTTTTTTATGGATCTCTTTAAGAGACGCGCCAAACTTTTATTACAGTATAAAATAAATCCATCATCTGTTAGTGTAGCAGCCCCTTCTTTCATCTCTTCTATCAACAGTAGATAAAGAGAATCAGTACTTTGTAAAGTAAAAATCTGTGTGCCTTGACTTCCCGAAACCACTAAAGCATCTGCCTCTCCTTGACAGATAGCCCGCAGAGTTTCTTCAGCAATTTCAAGGCGATCGCTCAGTTCTTGAACTTCTTGTTGTAATTCTTCCCTTGATTTGTCATTTGTCATTTGTCATTTGTCATTTGTCACTGGTCACTGGTCACTGGTCACTGGTCACTGGTCACTGGTCACTGGTCACTGGTCATTGGTCACTGATTCTGCAGCAGTTATCACCCGATCGCGACCTTCTTGTTTAGCATGATATAAAGCTGCATTAGCAGCATCAATAATTGCTTCTCCTGTCAAGCCGTCTTCTGGAAAAACTGCCACTCCCAACGATATGGCGATCGTACCGAGAGAATGGTATCGGTTATGCCAACAAAGGTGCTTGACATCTTCTCGTATTTGCTCGGCTCGTTTTTTAGTGGCGTCTAAACATGCTTCCGGTAGAATTAACACGATTTCTTCACCTCCATAACGACAAGCTATATCACCTCCGCGAATATTTTTTTCCAAAAACTTACCTAATTCTTGCAACACGGTGTCACCCGCGTCTTGTCCAAAAGTATCGTTAAAACGTTTGAAATTGTCTATATCCAGCATGATAATGCCTACAGATTGCTGTTTGCGATCGGCGCGGCTAATCTCCCGTTCTAAGGATTCTTCTAAATAACGGCGATTGAACAATCCAGTAAGAGGATCGCGGATGCTTTGTTGCTGAAGGGCTTCATGCAATTGTAGGTTTGCTAGCCCCAAGGCGATGTGTTCGGCAGCTGTTACAGCAAATTGCTGTTTAGCTTCTGTTAGTTTTTCTGGTTGATTGGAACTTAAATACAATACCCCTAGTGCTTCCCCCTGTGCCATCATGGGAATGCAGAGTGATTCAATGGGGGTGGAAGATTTGCAACAATCTTTTTTTCTATGTTGACATAGTATACTTTCTGTAGTCCTATCTGCTAAGTGCGATCGCCCTCTACGAAGTCCCCAACATTCTCCTGGTGCGAATATCAACTCTGTAGCTTCATTGACGTCTCCCCAAGTTGCTACGGCTTCAAGTAAGTTTTCTGAATGGTTCAGTACAAACACTGCACCCGATACATCAGGAAATAAAAGTTGGACTAATCGAGCCAGAGCTTGATGTGCTTCATCAATGGACAAACATGCTTGGAGAATATCGCTTAATTGACTCAGTAAAGCAATTTCGCGATTGCGTATTTCCAATTCCTCCACCCAGTTATTAAGTTGAACATTAGCTTGTTCCAATGCACTTTTTGCCTGTTTCAATGCACTAATATCATGAACAACTGAGTAAAGTAGTGTTTTTCCTTGCCGAGTTACCGGGCAAGAGTAAATTTCCACATCTCGAATTTCTCCACTGGCTAGTTTGTGGCGAAACTGAAAGTAACTTTGTTGATTGAATAGATGTTGCTGCATGAGAGAAAACACCTGTTCGGAAGGTAAAACATTGATGTCTGTAATCATCATTTGTTTGAGATGTTGTAAGTTATAACCGTAGAAACGACAAGCCGCTGGATTGGCATCAACAATAGCTCCAGTATCGCGCTCAATAAGCAACTTAATTGCCAAGTTATTTTGAAACATTTGGCGGTAAAGTTCTTCGCTTTCGTGTAAAGCAACTTCAGCTTGCTTTCGTTCTACTAAAGAGGCAACAAAGTTAGCTAAACTAGTTAACCATCTGAGAAATGATGCATCTAGTTGTACTGGTTCGGGATGCGCTAAACTCAATACACCAATGACTTGTTGATTGACAATCATTGGTTGACAGACAAAAGTCCGAATATTCAGTTGACCGATTGTTTGATGAGAATCATAGATTCTGATTTGGGAAGACTCCATTTCATGAGAGTTAAAAATTTTAATCATGGGCTTTCCTGTCAGAACAACTGTTCCAGAAAGAGTCCGATCTACGAAAACTTCTGGTATATCGCAAGAAGCGAGTGAAGGAATTCCCGTCGTTCCAACAAATCTCATCATTTGACTTGCTGGATCGTAAAGTTCAATTGTCACTCTGGGAAACCCAGTTGCATAACTAATTTCTGCTACAGCATCTTGAGCGGCTAGTTTCAAAGAATCAGTCCGTAGTGCAACTTCAGAAAGTTTATAAAGAGTGAGCAATTCTTGATTTCTTATCTGCAGATCTGCTTCTGCTTGTTTGCGTTCGGTAATGTCAATTGCTACACCCCCTACTAAAAGTTGTTCTTCTGTGTCAAACACGGGAAACTTATAGACTAAAAACTCACCAAGTGTCCCATCTGGATAAATAGCAGACTCATTCACTTCAAGAACTTGTCCTGTTTGTAAAACTTGTTTGATATGTTCGAGGTGTTGTTGAGCAAGATGGGGTGGATTAAAGTCAAAAATTGATTTTCCAATAATTTCCCACGTCGAGCGCTGACACCAACGTTCAAAACTTTTATTGCAATAAAGTAACTGACCTTCATCATCGGTAATCCAAGATAAAGGGGGAATGTGATTCATAAAAGCTTGAAACTGGGCTTCAGTTCTCCGCAAGGCAGCTTCAGTTGCTTTAAGCTCTGTTAGATCCCGCAAAATCAGGGTAAATACGTTACTGCTGACTAATTCCAACGGAGACATCGACACTTCTATGGGGAAGAATGTCCCATTTTTACGACAACCCGTCATCTGCCGACGTTCTCCTATCTTGCCGTTTGCTATATTTGAGTGGCAAGAGTCAAAAATGTATTGGCAATCTCCATTTGCCAACTGTTTTGGCAATAGCAAATCAAGTGTTTGTCCTAAAACCTCTGATGTTGCGTAGCCAAAAATCTTTTCTGCTTCTTTACTAAAAAGTGCAATCTTGTGGGCAGAGTCTACTGAAATAATAGCATCTGAAGCATTATCCAAAATTCCCACTAAACGGACACCAGCAGTCAGTAGGGCTTCTTCAGTTTGCTTGTACTTTGTAATATTTCTATTGATTTCCACAATCTCAGGTTCACCCCAATTGTTTTGTCGTACTACCCAGCTACTAGCAACCATAATCTCTGTCCCATCCCTTTGACTGTGAATGAGATCCCCTTCCCATCTTCCGTTTTCAAATAAGAAATTATTTAATTCTGACAATGGTTTGGGAAATTGTGCTTTAATTAACGAACAATACTCTTTTCCTACAGCTTCTTGTTGAGAAAAGCCATACATTGTTTCAGCACCATGGTTCCAAAAGGTAATCGCGCCATCTAGCTCTCGAACGATTATTGCTTCTTGCACTAAATCAAGAATTTCTACTTGCTTCTGTAGTCTCTGCTCTCGGAGTAAACTCTCTTTTAGTTTAGTTTGCAGTTGTTCATTAGCATGGTT
This genomic interval from Scytonema hofmannii PCC 7110 contains the following:
- a CDS encoding PAS domain S-box protein, translated to MNTFIIQCSQELEPCLCSAEKPTEQKVNILLVENHLANLLVLEEVLNQLGENLVKALSGEKALYQLLEREFAVILMNVQMPGINGFETAELIRKRPKNQQTPIIFFTTSSDREQMILKGYEIGAVDYLFMPIQPEILLSKVAVFVNSFKEKLELNHANEQLQTKLKESLLREQRLQKQVEILDLVQEAIIVRELDGAITFWNHGAETMYGFSQQEAVGKEYCSLIKAQFPKPLSELNNFLFENGRWEGDLIHSQRDGTEIMVASSWVVRQNNWGEPEIVEINRNITKYKQTEEALLTAGVRLVGILDNASDAIISVDSAHKIALFSKEAEKIFGYATSEVLGQTLDLLLPKQLANGDCQYIFDSCHSNIANGKIGERRQMTGCRKNGTFFPIEVSMSPLELVSSNVFTLILRDLTELKATEAALRRTEAQFQAFMNHIPPLSWITDDEGQLLYCNKSFERWCQRSTWEIIGKSIFDFNPPHLAQQHLEHIKQVLQTGQVLEVNESAIYPDGTLGEFLVYKFPVFDTEEQLLVGGVAIDITERKQAEADLQIRNQELLTLYKLSEVALRTDSLKLAAQDAVAEISYATGFPRVTIELYDPASQMMRFVGTTGIPSLASCDIPEVFVDRTLSGTVVLTGKPMIKIFNSHEMESSQIRIYDSHQTIGQLNIRTFVCQPMIVNQQVIGVLSLAHPEPVQLDASFLRWLTSLANFVASLVERKQAEVALHESEELYRQMFQNNLAIKLLIERDTGAIVDANPAACRFYGYNLQHLKQMMITDINVLPSEQVFSLMQQHLFNQQSYFQFRHKLASGEIRDVEIYSCPVTRQGKTLLYSVVHDISALKQAKSALEQANVQLNNWVEELEIRNREIALLSQLSDILQACLSIDEAHQALARLVQLLFPDVSGAVFVLNHSENLLEAVATWGDVNEATELIFAPGECWGLRRGRSHLADRTTESILCQHRKKDCCKSSTPIESLCIPMMAQGEALGVLYLSSNQPEKLTEAKQQFAVTAAEHIALGLANLQLHEALQQQSIRDPLTGLFNRRYLEESLEREISRADRKQQSVGIIMLDIDNFKRFNDTFGQDAGDTVLQELGKFLEKNIRGGDIACRYGGEEIVLILPEACLDATKKRAEQIREDVKHLCWHNRYHSLGTIAISLGVAVFPEDGLTGEAIIDAANAALYHAKQEGRDRVITAAESVTNDQ